The nucleotide sequence AGTACTACATTAATCTTCAAAGGAGTGGCACACTGGCACAATACACGGACGATTATAATTTCTCAGTAAAAAAGAGGCCATTCCACTCCAGTATAATCTTCAAATGAGTGGCACAATTCAAACGCACCCCCATCCTTCATTACGGCTCCATTTGCTCAAGAAACACGCGTTCAAGGTCACCGGCCATGGCAGCTCGTACGGATACGTCACTACACCACCGGCGTGGTGCTTGGGCTCATCGATCTTCATGGTGGCGAGCTCGATGGAgatcacccgccgccgccgccgccgcttgtccACCTCCGCCGGCGCCAGGAGGACGCGTCCTGCTCCGGCGTCGGCGATCACCGCATTATTACCAGCGATGATGAAGCTCTCCGGCGCCGTGTGCGCCGGTAGCTGGAGGCGCTTCTCCATCCACCACTGCTCCCTGCGACGGGCGAAGACCGAGGGGACGCCGCTCATCAACCAGGCAATGCGcacgtcgccgtcggcgccggcgacgacccggAACGCCGACGACgtgccgtcgtcgcgccgccgggcGCCCTTCATCGCCTCCGGAAGCGCCACCCGCGAGAACGTGCTGTAACTGTAAGTGTAACAACTATGAACAAGCAtgcggtcgccgtcgtcgtccatccGCCAGTAGAAGCCGCCCGATGCACGCCCCACGAAGTGGACGGACTCCGCGCCGGAGATGTGCACGCCGGTGGCCCTGCCCGCGAGACGCCAGCGGCTCCAGGGGCGGTCGCAGGGCCAGGGCCACCTCTCGGAGCCGAAGACGAACGCCGTGGCGGTGCCGAGGTCGGCGGACACGCCGGCGTACCCCTCTTAGAGGGCGACGAACACCTTGAGAGTGGGCACGGGCATCCGGCTGCAGACGTGGTGGTAGTGGTCGCGGCGCAGGAACGCGCCGATGCAGCGGTGGTGTTTCATCTCCTCCAGGCGAGGGATCAGCCGGTACCGCCGCGTCAGGGGCTCGCAGACGACGAGGTCCGGGAAGCAATGGCGCATCCAGCCGGACTTCCtcttggcgaggaggaggaggctgccgcTGCTGTCGACGAGCCGCCATGAATCGCTGTCCGGGAGGAAGCCGAGGGAGAAGTGGCGGCCGTCGACGCGGGgctggagggagggagaggccgaCGGAACGAAgactgcgccgccgctgccgcgtccGGGGTAGTAGTAGTGGCCGACGATGGGGttgcggccgcggcggtggaaCTCGACCGCACGGCagggggagccgccgccggcgccgatgaTGCGGCGCCACCGCTTGCAGGTGGCGGCCGCGCGGATGAACCAgtgcggcgacgcgaggcggacGAGGACGCGCGTGAGGAGAGCGTCGTCGAGGTCGTCCACGGTCGTCgcacggcggcgcagcggcctcctcgtggacgccgccgccatctcgcgACGCCGCCCCTGACCTCCCGCGCGTGGTACCCGGGGGGTTTTGGTGCGCTTTGCTGTAATTTCCATTCAGTTACGCACTGATCACGGAGTCTTTGTTACaggattttttttgtggtttttaGAGAGAAACTGATCAAATTTGGATGAACGATTCGATTACAACGAAATTTATTTGAACCTCCGAGCAATGAAGATTGAAGGAACAAAATCTGATATCGACAATTGGCATTTCTTTCATTGATGCAATGGTTAAacttagagtaaatttcacaaaactacagatactatgaccaaactatcacaaaactatagatttaaggagttgtatcacaaaactacacatttagcaccaaatttatcacaaaactacatatttaagatgaagtgtcacaaaactacatgtttagtaactaaattataataaaattataggtttagaaccaatttaatcacaaagtaataatgtttatagctccaccataacaatagtgctagggatttaaactctaaaagttgtagttttgtgataagttcaatattaaatatgcatttttgtgatacttaacctaaaatctgtagttttgtgataaatttgatgctaaatgtgtagttttgtgatacaactccttaaatctgtagttttgtgataatttggttaaaatacctgtagttttgtgaaatttactcttaaactTAAGATTGCAATGATCAGTACTATGCCTTGGGTGGAGAAGTGC is from Oryza sativa Japonica Group chromosome 9, ASM3414082v1 and encodes:
- the LOC136351817 gene encoding uncharacterized protein — protein: MEITAKRTKTPRVPRAGGQGRRREMAAASTRRPLRRRATTVDDLDDALLTRVLVRLASPHWFIRAAATCKRWRRIIGAGGGSPCRAVEFHRRGRNPIVGHYYYPGRGSGGAVFVPSASPSLQPRVDGRHFSLGFLPDSDSWRLVDSSGSLLLLAKRKSGWMRHCFPDLVVCEPLTRRYRLIPRLEEMKHHRCIGAFLRRDHYHHVCSRMPVPTLKVFVAL